Proteins encoded by one window of Pseudomonas coleopterorum:
- a CDS encoding C13 family peptidase translates to MRPLVPLALSLLIAACGDGEPLSPPDARLPDGGRYRGDVVNGLLQGQGRVDYPNGSGYAGQFQDGQWQGQGQWHGRNGEVYTGGFDHGLFHGQGTLIARGTTYTGGFVKGRRQGEGTFKEAGVSYRGGFKEDQYWGEGHIELDDGSQYQGWFAHGKPNGEGTRSDAAGNQFTGTFVNGLLEGHGTFSNADGDQYIGNFHLNQLHGRGRYENAAGDVWIGTFKEGVLSGKGEMFASDGSHYKGEFADWRFSGKGWLALADGSTYSGIFENDTYQGQGTLTLKDGSTQVGFWLNGQRIRDAQGHLLPDPLEQGLLNQGRLLEQALAAVPPSTAAIELYSLALAGDGKQSVFMREADYVTGMLASRFGAIGQITLANHRDHLADRAMASRETLSRSVQTLAARSGPEDLVFIYLTSHGTSEHELVLDQPRLQLGDLPADELAAVLAPLKGRDKVVVISACYSGGFIPALRDEKTLIMTASRADRVSFGCSEEADFTYFGDALFAQALNQTDDLQQAFELASRHVAEREIADNYEASQPQIWAPKGVLAHWQRLRQQQAKRALHAAAAPDNTP, encoded by the coding sequence ATGCGCCCTCTCGTCCCCCTCGCCCTGTCGTTGTTGATCGCCGCTTGCGGGGATGGCGAGCCACTGTCGCCGCCCGATGCGCGACTGCCCGATGGCGGTCGCTATCGGGGGGACGTGGTCAATGGGCTGTTGCAGGGCCAGGGCCGGGTCGACTACCCCAACGGCAGCGGCTACGCCGGGCAGTTCCAGGACGGCCAGTGGCAGGGCCAGGGCCAATGGCACGGGCGCAATGGCGAGGTCTACACCGGCGGCTTCGACCATGGACTGTTTCATGGCCAGGGAACGCTGATCGCGCGCGGCACCACCTACACCGGCGGCTTCGTCAAGGGACGGCGCCAGGGTGAGGGCACCTTCAAGGAAGCCGGCGTGTCGTACCGCGGCGGCTTCAAGGAAGATCAGTACTGGGGTGAAGGCCACATCGAGCTCGACGACGGCAGCCAGTACCAGGGCTGGTTCGCCCACGGCAAACCCAATGGCGAAGGCACGCGCAGCGATGCGGCGGGCAATCAGTTCACTGGCACCTTCGTCAACGGCCTGCTCGAAGGCCACGGCACGTTCAGCAACGCCGACGGCGACCAGTACATCGGCAACTTCCACCTCAACCAGCTGCACGGCCGTGGCCGCTACGAGAATGCCGCAGGCGACGTGTGGATCGGCACCTTCAAGGAAGGCGTGCTCAGCGGCAAGGGCGAAATGTTCGCCAGCGATGGCAGCCACTACAAGGGCGAATTCGCCGACTGGCGCTTCAGTGGCAAGGGTTGGCTGGCCCTGGCCGACGGCAGCACCTACAGCGGCATCTTCGAGAACGACACCTATCAAGGCCAGGGCACCCTGACCCTCAAGGATGGCAGCACCCAGGTCGGCTTTTGGCTCAATGGCCAGCGCATTCGCGACGCCCAGGGCCACCTGTTGCCCGATCCGCTGGAGCAGGGGCTGCTCAACCAGGGTCGGCTGCTGGAGCAGGCGCTCGCCGCCGTTCCGCCGTCCACCGCGGCGATCGAACTGTACAGCCTGGCGCTGGCCGGGGATGGCAAGCAAAGCGTGTTCATGCGCGAAGCCGACTACGTCACCGGCATGCTCGCCAGCCGTTTCGGCGCCATCGGCCAGATCACCCTGGCCAACCATCGTGATCACCTGGCCGATCGCGCGATGGCCAGTCGCGAAACCCTGAGCCGCAGCGTCCAGACGCTGGCGGCGCGCAGCGGCCCGGAAGACCTGGTGTTCATCTACCTGACCAGCCACGGCACCAGCGAGCACGAACTGGTGCTCGACCAACCTCGCCTGCAGTTGGGCGACCTGCCGGCCGATGAACTGGCCGCCGTGCTGGCACCGCTCAAGGGCCGCGACAAGGTGGTAGTCATTTCGGCCTGCTACTCGGGCGGTTTCATTCCAGCGCTCAGGGACGAGAAAACCCTGATCATGACCGCCTCGCGAGCCGACCGCGTGTCCTTCGGCTGCTCCGAAGAGGCCGACTTCACCTATTTCGGCGACGCCCTGTTCGCCCAGGCCCTGAACCAGACGGACGACCTGCAGCAGGCATTCGAACTTGCCAGCCGGCACGTTGCCGAACGGGAGATCGCCGACAATTACGAGGCCTCGCAGCCACAGATCTGGGCGCCCAAGGGGGTGCTCGCGCATTGGCAGCGATTGCGCCAACAACAGGCCAAGCGCGCATTGCACGCTGCCGCAGCGCCTGATAACACGCCATAG
- a CDS encoding oxidoreductase: MYLTPQHILLAGATGLTGEHLLDRLLAEPTVKRVLAPTRRPLAEHAHLENPVGPLLPLLADLQGPVDIAFSCLGTTIKQAGSQEAFREVDHTLIVAYAQRALELGARHFLLISAIDADPQSSVFYNRVKGETEEALRAQGWPQLTIARPSLLIGDRVEARLAERIAGPLSKLIPGKYHGIEALQLARALWRLALEEQDGVRVVESDELRRLGK, translated from the coding sequence ATGTACTTGACGCCGCAGCACATCCTTCTCGCGGGCGCCACGGGCCTGACCGGCGAGCATCTGCTCGATCGCCTGCTCGCCGAACCCACCGTGAAAAGAGTCCTGGCGCCTACCCGCCGCCCCCTCGCCGAGCACGCGCACCTGGAAAACCCGGTGGGGCCGTTGCTGCCGCTGCTGGCAGACCTGCAAGGGCCGGTGGACATCGCCTTCTCGTGCCTGGGCACGACCATCAAGCAAGCCGGCTCCCAAGAGGCGTTTCGCGAGGTCGACCATACGCTCATCGTCGCCTATGCCCAGCGCGCCCTGGAACTGGGCGCGCGGCACTTTCTGCTGATCAGCGCCATCGACGCCGACCCGCAATCCTCGGTTTTCTACAATCGGGTGAAGGGCGAAACCGAAGAGGCCCTGCGTGCGCAGGGCTGGCCGCAACTGACCATCGCCCGGCCTTCGCTGCTGATCGGTGACCGCGTCGAGGCACGCCTGGCCGAGCGCATTGCCGGGCCCCTGTCGAAACTGATTCCGGGCAAGTACCACGGCATCGAAGCGCTGCAACTGGCCCGCGCGCTATGGCGCCTGGCGCTGGAGGAACAGGACGGCGTGCGCGTGGTGGAGTCGGACGAGCTGCGGCGCCTGGGCAAATAG
- the ubiX gene encoding flavin prenyltransferase UbiX, with translation MSSPQRITLAMTGASGAQYGLRLLDCLVREDREVHFLISKAAQLVLATETDVTLPAKPQAMQAFLNEYTGASAGQIRVYGKEDWMSPVASGSGAPSAMVVVPCSTGTLSAIATGACNNLIERAADVTLKERRQLILVPREAPFSTIHLENMLKLSQMGAVILPAAPGFYHQPQTIDDLIDFVVARVLNLLDIPQDMLPRWGEHHHGSDD, from the coding sequence ATGAGTAGCCCGCAGCGCATCACCCTGGCCATGACCGGCGCCTCGGGCGCGCAGTATGGCTTGCGCCTGCTCGACTGCCTGGTGCGTGAGGATCGCGAGGTGCATTTCCTTATCTCCAAGGCCGCGCAACTGGTGCTGGCCACCGAGACCGACGTCACCCTGCCGGCCAAACCGCAGGCCATGCAGGCTTTTCTCAATGAGTACACCGGAGCGTCCGCCGGGCAGATCCGCGTGTATGGCAAGGAAGACTGGATGTCGCCGGTGGCCTCGGGCTCCGGTGCGCCCAGTGCGATGGTGGTGGTGCCGTGCTCGACGGGAACGCTGTCGGCCATCGCCACCGGCGCCTGCAACAACCTCATCGAGCGTGCCGCCGACGTCACCCTCAAGGAGCGGCGGCAGTTGATTCTGGTGCCGCGGGAAGCACCGTTTTCGACCATTCATTTGGAAAACATGCTCAAGCTGTCGCAGATGGGCGCGGTGATCCTGCCGGCGGCGCCGGGGTTCTATCACCAGCCGCAGACCATCGACGACCTGATCGACTTCGTCGTCGCGCGCGTGTTGAATCTGCTCGATATTCCTCAGGACATGCTGCCGCGTTGGGGGGAGCACCACCACGGCAGCGACGACTGA
- the mpl gene encoding UDP-N-acetylmuramate:L-alanyl-gamma-D-glutamyl-meso-diaminopimelate ligase has translation MHIHILGICGTFMGSLAVLAKELGHRVTGSDANVYPPMSTQLQAQGIELTQGYDATQLEPAPDLVVIGNALSRGNPAVEYVLNKGLPYVSGPQWLADHVLQGRWVLAVAGTHGKTTTSSMLAWVLEHAGMAPGFLIGGVPQNFAVSARLGQTPFFVVEADEYDSAFFDKRSKFVHYRPRTTILNNLEFDHADIFPDLAAIERQFHHLIRTVPSEGLVIHPTTEPALSRVIEMGCWTPVQTSGENGQWQANLLSADGSRFEVSFEGVVQGTVDWPLTGQHNVANALATLAAARHVGVVAPLGIEALCAFKSVKRRMEWVAEVQGVTLYDDFAHHPTAIATTLDGLRKRIGDAALIAVIEPRSNSMRLGAHRDGLPESVRDADQVIWYAPPNLGWDLAATAAQCPVPAIVADSLEAIIERVKGQARPGTHVVIMSNGGFGGLHLKLAEALK, from the coding sequence ATGCACATTCACATTCTCGGTATCTGCGGCACCTTCATGGGCTCTCTGGCGGTGCTCGCCAAGGAACTGGGCCACCGTGTCACCGGGTCGGACGCCAACGTCTATCCGCCCATGAGCACCCAGCTGCAAGCTCAGGGCATCGAGTTGACCCAGGGCTACGACGCCACTCAGCTGGAGCCTGCACCCGATCTGGTGGTGATCGGCAATGCCCTGTCGCGCGGCAACCCAGCGGTCGAATACGTGCTGAACAAAGGCCTGCCCTACGTTTCCGGCCCCCAATGGCTGGCCGACCATGTGCTGCAGGGGCGCTGGGTGCTGGCCGTTGCCGGCACCCACGGCAAGACCACCACCAGCAGCATGCTGGCCTGGGTGCTGGAGCATGCTGGCATGGCGCCGGGCTTTTTGATCGGCGGCGTGCCACAGAATTTCGCGGTGTCCGCCCGCCTGGGGCAGACGCCGTTCTTCGTGGTCGAGGCAGACGAATACGACAGCGCGTTTTTCGACAAGCGCTCCAAGTTCGTCCACTACCGCCCGCGGACCACGATCCTCAACAACCTGGAATTCGATCACGCTGACATCTTCCCCGACCTGGCGGCTATCGAGCGTCAGTTCCATCACCTCATCCGCACGGTGCCCAGCGAGGGCCTGGTCATCCACCCCACCACCGAGCCGGCTTTGAGTCGCGTGATCGAGATGGGTTGCTGGACACCGGTGCAGACCTCGGGCGAAAACGGTCAATGGCAGGCGAATCTGCTCAGTGCCGATGGCTCGCGCTTCGAAGTGTCGTTCGAGGGTGTGGTGCAGGGCACGGTGGATTGGCCGCTGACCGGCCAGCACAACGTGGCCAATGCCTTGGCAACCCTGGCCGCCGCCCGCCACGTCGGTGTGGTTGCGCCGTTGGGTATCGAGGCGCTGTGCGCGTTCAAGAGCGTCAAGCGGCGCATGGAATGGGTCGCCGAAGTGCAGGGCGTCACCCTCTACGACGATTTCGCGCACCACCCCACGGCTATCGCCACGACGTTGGACGGCCTGCGCAAGCGCATTGGTGATGCGGCATTGATCGCGGTGATCGAACCGCGTTCCAACTCCATGAGGCTTGGCGCGCACCGCGACGGCCTGCCCGAGAGCGTCCGCGACGCCGATCAGGTGATCTGGTACGCGCCCCCCAATCTGGGCTGGGACCTGGCCGCGACGGCGGCGCAGTGCCCGGTCCCGGCAATCGTGGCCGATTCGCTGGAAGCCATCATCGAGCGGGTCAAGGGCCAGGCTCGGCCCGGCACCCATGTGGTGATCATGAGCAACGGCGGCTTCGGCGGCCTGCATCTGAAACTGGCGGAGGCGCTCAAATGA
- the exaC gene encoding acetaldehyde dehydrogenase ExaC — protein MRYAHPGTEGAKVEFKAKYGNYIGGEFVAPVDGNYFTTTSPVNGKPIAEFPRSNARDIDKALDAAHAAAEAWGTTSVQARSLILLKIADRIEQNLETLAITETWDNGKAIRETLNADIPLAADHFRYFAGCLRAQEGSAAEIDGNTVAYHIHEPLGVVGQIIPWNFPILMAAWKLAPALAAGNCVVLKPAEQTPLGITVLMELIGDLLPPGVLNVVQGFGKEAGEALATSKRIAKIAFTGSTPVGSHIMKCAAENIIPSTVELGGKSPNIFFEDIMQAEQTFIEKAAEGLVLAFFNQGEVCTCPSRALVQESIYPAFMKEVMKKVEQIKRGDPLDTDTMVGAQASEQQFDKILSYLEIAKGEGAELLTGGQVQKLEGDLSTGYYIQPTLLKGTNKMRVFQEEIFGPVVSITTFKDEAEALAIANDTEFGLGAGVWTRDINRAWRMGRGIKAGRVWTNCYHLYPAHAAFGGYKKSGVGRETHKMMLDHYQQTKNLLVSYDINPLGFF, from the coding sequence ATGCGTTACGCACACCCGGGCACCGAAGGCGCCAAGGTCGAGTTCAAGGCCAAGTACGGCAACTATATTGGCGGCGAATTCGTCGCGCCGGTGGACGGCAACTACTTCACCACCACCTCACCCGTCAACGGCAAGCCCATCGCCGAATTCCCCCGCTCCAATGCCCGCGACATCGACAAGGCGCTGGACGCCGCCCATGCCGCCGCCGAGGCGTGGGGCACGACGTCGGTACAGGCTCGCTCGCTGATCCTGCTGAAGATCGCCGACCGTATCGAACAGAATCTGGAAACCCTGGCCATCACCGAAACCTGGGACAACGGCAAGGCCATTCGCGAAACCCTGAACGCCGACATTCCGCTGGCGGCCGATCATTTCCGCTACTTCGCCGGTTGCCTGCGGGCCCAGGAAGGCAGCGCCGCCGAAATCGATGGCAACACCGTCGCCTACCATATCCACGAGCCGCTGGGCGTGGTCGGGCAGATCATTCCCTGGAACTTCCCGATCCTGATGGCCGCCTGGAAGCTGGCCCCGGCACTGGCCGCCGGCAACTGCGTGGTGCTCAAGCCGGCCGAACAGACGCCGCTGGGCATCACGGTACTGATGGAGTTGATCGGCGACCTGCTGCCGCCAGGCGTGCTCAACGTGGTCCAGGGTTTCGGCAAGGAGGCTGGCGAAGCGCTGGCCACCAGCAAGCGCATCGCCAAGATCGCCTTCACCGGCTCGACACCGGTGGGCTCGCACATCATGAAATGTGCTGCCGAGAACATCATTCCCTCGACGGTGGAGCTGGGCGGCAAATCGCCGAACATCTTTTTCGAAGACATCATGCAGGCCGAGCAGACCTTCATCGAGAAAGCCGCCGAAGGCCTGGTGCTGGCCTTCTTCAACCAGGGCGAGGTGTGCACCTGCCCTTCCCGCGCGCTGGTGCAGGAATCCATCTACCCGGCTTTCATGAAGGAAGTCATGAAAAAGGTCGAGCAGATCAAGCGCGGCGATCCGCTGGATACCGACACCATGGTCGGCGCCCAGGCGTCGGAGCAGCAGTTCGACAAGATTCTCTCCTACCTGGAAATCGCCAAGGGTGAAGGCGCCGAACTGCTCACCGGCGGCCAGGTGCAGAAGCTCGAAGGTGACCTGTCGACCGGCTACTACATCCAGCCGACCCTGCTCAAAGGCACGAACAAGATGCGCGTGTTCCAGGAGGAAATCTTCGGCCCGGTGGTCAGCATCACCACCTTCAAGGACGAAGCCGAAGCCCTGGCCATCGCCAACGACACCGAGTTCGGCCTGGGTGCCGGGGTCTGGACCCGCGACATCAACCGTGCCTGGCGCATGGGCCGCGGGATCAAGGCCGGACGGGTCTGGACCAACTGCTACCACCTGTACCCGGCGCATGCCGCGTTCGGTGGCTACAAGAAATCCGGCGTGGGCCGCGAGACCCACAAGATGATGCTTGACCACTACCAGCAGACCAAGAACCTGCTGGTCAGCTACGACATCAATCCACTGGGCTTCTTCTAA
- a CDS encoding DedA family protein: MEFSFIDLILHLDVYLNMLVTQYGTWVYAILFLVIFCETGLVVMPFLPGDSLLFIAGAVAAGGGMDPFLLAGLLMTAAILGDSTNYTVGRTVGDKLFSNPDSKIFRRDYLDQTHAFYARHGGKTVTLARFLPILRTFAPFVAGVGKMHYPRFLGFSVLGTVLWVCGLVTLGYFFGNMPFIKQNLTLLIVAIILISLLPMIIGLVRSRMGGPAPSR; the protein is encoded by the coding sequence ATGGAATTCAGCTTCATCGACCTCATCCTGCACCTGGATGTGTACCTCAACATGCTGGTGACCCAGTACGGCACCTGGGTCTACGCGATCCTGTTCCTGGTGATCTTCTGCGAAACCGGCCTGGTGGTGATGCCTTTCCTGCCCGGTGACTCGCTGTTGTTCATCGCCGGTGCCGTGGCGGCCGGTGGCGGCATGGACCCGTTCCTGCTCGCGGGCCTGCTGATGACCGCCGCCATCCTGGGCGACAGCACCAACTACACCGTCGGGCGTACCGTGGGCGACAAGCTGTTCAGCAACCCGGACTCCAAGATCTTTCGTCGCGACTATCTGGATCAGACCCACGCCTTCTATGCTCGCCACGGCGGCAAGACCGTTACCCTGGCGCGGTTCCTGCCGATCCTGCGTACCTTTGCCCCGTTCGTGGCCGGTGTCGGCAAGATGCACTACCCGCGCTTCCTGGGCTTCAGTGTGCTGGGCACGGTGTTGTGGGTCTGTGGTCTGGTGACCCTGGGCTACTTCTTCGGCAACATGCCGTTCATCAAACAGAACCTGACCCTGCTGATCGTCGCGATCATCCTGATTTCGCTGCTGCCGATGATCATCGGCCTGGTGCGCAGCCGTATGGGCGGCCCTGCCCCGTCGCGCTGA
- a CDS encoding zinc-dependent peptidase codes for MWSLKAWRRQRILDRHRIDDALWQTVREDLPILEGLDARQDQHLREACVLFLQAKALTCLPGVELDDRARLHLAAQAQLPLLQLGDLDWYQGFHEIVLYADDFVSPQRYRDPSGVEHQWDGEHSGEAWQQGPVILAWSGVMTSGGWDGYNLVIHELAHKLDMLNGDANGLPPLHGDMHVSDWASAMQHAYDDLNRQLDADPDAETAIDPYAAENPAEFFAVTSEYFFAAPDLLHEAYPLVYEQLRLFYRQDPLQRLAALPRPA; via the coding sequence ATGTGGTCGTTAAAGGCCTGGCGGCGCCAGCGGATTCTGGACCGCCACCGTATCGATGACGCGCTGTGGCAAACGGTGCGTGAAGACCTGCCGATCCTCGAGGGCCTCGATGCACGGCAGGACCAACACCTGCGCGAGGCCTGCGTGCTGTTCCTGCAGGCCAAGGCCCTGACCTGCCTGCCCGGTGTCGAACTCGACGATCGCGCCCGCCTTCACCTTGCGGCACAGGCGCAATTGCCGTTGCTGCAACTGGGCGATCTGGACTGGTATCAGGGCTTTCACGAAATCGTCCTGTACGCCGACGATTTCGTCAGCCCGCAGCGCTACCGCGATCCCAGCGGCGTGGAGCACCAGTGGGACGGCGAGCACAGTGGCGAGGCCTGGCAACAGGGGCCGGTCATCCTTGCCTGGTCGGGGGTGATGACCAGCGGTGGCTGGGACGGCTACAACCTGGTCATCCACGAACTGGCGCACAAGCTCGACATGCTCAACGGCGACGCCAACGGCCTGCCGCCGCTGCACGGGGACATGCATGTGAGCGACTGGGCCAGCGCCATGCAGCACGCCTACGACGATCTCAATCGCCAGCTCGATGCCGATCCGGATGCGGAAACGGCCATCGACCCCTATGCGGCGGAAAACCCGGCGGAGTTCTTCGCCGTCACCAGCGAGTATTTCTTCGCCGCGCCGGATTTGCTGCACGAGGCCTATCCGCTGGTCTATGAACAGCTGCGCCTGTTTTATCGCCAGGATCCGCTCCAGCGGCTCGCGGCCCTCCCCCGACCTGCGTAA
- the ppa gene encoding inorganic diphosphatase yields MSYSKIPAGKDLPNDIYVAIEIPANHAPIKYEIDKDSDTLFVDRFMATPMFYPANYGFIPNTLADDGDPLDVLVVTPYPVAPGSVIRARPVGILHMTDDGGGDAKVIAVPHDKLSQLYVDVKEYTDLPPLLLEQIKHFFENYKDLEKGKWVKIEGWGDADAARAEITKSVAAYKG; encoded by the coding sequence ATGAGCTACAGCAAGATTCCGGCTGGCAAAGACCTGCCGAACGACATCTACGTCGCCATCGAGATTCCGGCCAACCACGCGCCGATCAAATACGAAATCGACAAGGACAGCGACACCCTGTTCGTCGATCGTTTCATGGCCACGCCGATGTTCTACCCGGCCAACTACGGTTTCATCCCCAACACCCTGGCCGATGACGGCGACCCCCTCGACGTGCTGGTCGTCACCCCTTACCCGGTTGCACCAGGCTCGGTCATCCGCGCCCGTCCGGTCGGCATCCTGCACATGACCGACGACGGCGGCGGCGACGCCAAGGTCATCGCCGTACCGCACGACAAGCTGTCGCAGCTGTATGTGGACGTCAAGGAATACACTGATCTGCCGCCGCTGCTGCTGGAACAGATCAAGCACTTCTTCGAGAACTACAAGGATCTCGAAAAAGGCAAATGGGTGAAGATCGAAGGCTGGGGCGACGCAGACGCCGCCCGCGCCGAAATCACCAAGTCGGTCGCCGCGTACAAAGGCTAA
- a CDS encoding aldolase: protein MAHSFDIHPAVSPMTRTASLDSPEILQARIDLAACFRMAAKLGMAEGICNHFSFVLPGHPQLFLVNPFGLAFAEVTASSLLICDFQGRVLAGEGKPEATAFFIHAQLHRLNPRATAAFHTHMPNATALCMLEGDPFVWAGQTALKFYERMVVDEHYNGLALDDAEGERISRAAGEADIVMLKNHGPLVLGPSIAEAWDDLYYLERAAEVQLKAMASGRPLKPVPHAIASAACRQMLVGNAESARLHLESVKRSLTGSGYDL, encoded by the coding sequence ATGGCTCACAGTTTCGATATCCACCCCGCTGTCAGCCCTATGACGCGTACAGCCAGTCTCGACAGCCCCGAGATCCTTCAGGCGCGCATCGACCTGGCGGCCTGTTTTCGCATGGCGGCGAAACTGGGTATGGCCGAGGGGATCTGCAACCACTTTTCCTTTGTGCTGCCCGGCCATCCGCAGTTGTTTCTGGTGAACCCGTTCGGTCTGGCGTTCGCCGAAGTCACCGCGTCCTCGTTGCTGATCTGCGATTTTCAGGGGCGCGTCCTGGCCGGTGAAGGCAAGCCGGAGGCGACGGCGTTTTTCATCCACGCCCAACTGCATCGCCTCAACCCGCGTGCCACCGCCGCGTTCCACACCCATATGCCCAACGCCACGGCGCTGTGCATGCTCGAAGGCGACCCCTTCGTGTGGGCCGGGCAAACAGCGTTGAAGTTCTATGAGCGGATGGTGGTGGACGAGCACTACAACGGCCTGGCCCTGGACGATGCCGAGGGCGAGCGCATCTCGCGCGCGGCCGGTGAGGCGGATATCGTCATGCTCAAGAATCACGGCCCGCTGGTGCTCGGCCCCAGCATCGCCGAAGCGTGGGATGACCTGTACTACCTGGAGCGGGCCGCCGAAGTGCAACTCAAGGCCATGGCCAGCGGCCGCCCGCTCAAGCCTGTGCCCCACGCCATCGCCAGCGCCGCGTGCCGGCAGATGCTGGTCGGCAACGCCGAGAGCGCGCGTCTGCACCTGGAGAGTGTCAAGCGCAGTCTGACGGGCAGCGGCTACGACCTGTAG
- a CDS encoding aspartate aminotransferase family protein — MSTPVSNDYVYALDREFVFHSWSTQGALNPLVIAGGQGCTLWDYEGRQYLDFSSQLVNTNIGHQHPKVIAAIVEQASSLVTVAPATANLMRGEAAKRILARAPSHFSKVFFTNAGADANENAMRMARLFTGRDKILSAYRSYHGSTGAAIVATGDPRRVPNEFARGHVHFFNPYLFRTEFHATNEQEECERALQHLRRVIECEGPAAIAAILLESVPGTAGILVPPKGYLAGVRALADEYGILVILDEVMAGFGRTGSWLALDHFDIVPDLICFAKGVNSGYVPAGGVMISKPIAEYFDDHFFPGGLTYSGHPLAMAAIVATLDVMAEEGIVDNARQIGHEVLGPGLRALAAKYPLIGEARGIGLFWALEFISDRTLKTPLAAPVMGQMKAAFQARGLLTFIVENRLHVVPPCIVNAAQVEEALGIFDEVISEFSGRYSR, encoded by the coding sequence ATGAGCACGCCCGTTTCCAACGACTACGTGTACGCCCTGGACCGCGAATTCGTGTTCCATTCCTGGTCGACCCAGGGCGCGCTGAACCCGCTGGTGATCGCCGGCGGCCAGGGCTGCACGCTGTGGGACTACGAGGGACGTCAGTATCTGGACTTCAGCAGCCAGTTGGTCAACACCAACATTGGCCATCAGCATCCGAAAGTGATCGCGGCCATCGTCGAGCAGGCCAGCAGCCTGGTCACGGTGGCTCCAGCCACGGCCAACCTGATGCGCGGCGAGGCGGCCAAGCGCATCCTGGCGCGGGCACCGAGCCACTTCAGCAAAGTGTTCTTCACCAATGCCGGCGCGGACGCCAACGAGAACGCCATGCGCATGGCGCGGCTGTTCACCGGGCGCGACAAGATTCTTTCCGCCTACCGCTCCTACCATGGCAGCACCGGCGCGGCCATCGTCGCCACGGGTGATCCACGGCGAGTGCCCAATGAATTCGCCCGCGGCCATGTGCATTTCTTCAATCCGTACCTGTTTCGCACCGAGTTTCATGCCACCAACGAGCAGGAAGAATGTGAACGCGCGCTGCAGCACCTGCGCCGGGTCATCGAATGCGAAGGCCCGGCTGCCATTGCGGCCATCCTGCTGGAAAGCGTACCCGGCACGGCCGGCATCCTGGTGCCGCCCAAGGGCTACCTGGCCGGCGTGCGCGCGCTGGCCGACGAGTACGGCATTCTGGTGATTCTCGATGAAGTGATGGCCGGTTTCGGGCGCACCGGCAGCTGGCTGGCACTGGACCATTTCGACATCGTGCCGGACCTGATCTGCTTCGCCAAAGGGGTCAACTCCGGCTACGTGCCCGCCGGTGGGGTGATGATTTCCAAACCCATTGCCGAGTATTTCGATGACCATTTCTTCCCCGGCGGCCTGACCTATTCCGGGCATCCGCTGGCCATGGCGGCCATCGTGGCGACGCTGGACGTGATGGCCGAGGAAGGCATCGTCGACAACGCCCGGCAGATCGGCCATGAAGTGCTGGGGCCCGGTTTGCGGGCGCTGGCAGCGAAGTACCCGTTGATCGGCGAGGCCCGCGGGATCGGCCTGTTCTGGGCACTGGAGTTCATCAGCGACAGAACACTCAAGACGCCGCTGGCCGCTCCGGTGATGGGCCAGATGAAGGCGGCGTTTCAGGCGCGCGGATTGCTGACCTTCATCGTCGAGAACCGCTTGCACGTGGTGCCGCCATGCATCGTCAATGCCGCCCAGGTGGAGGAAGCGCTGGGGATTTTCGATGAGGTGATCAGTGAGTTTTCAGGCAGGTATTCGCGGTGA